The Aphis gossypii isolate Hap1 chromosome 3, ASM2018417v2, whole genome shotgun sequence genome includes a region encoding these proteins:
- the LOC114131440 gene encoding pseudouridine-5'-phosphatase-like, producing the protein MRLPVKITHIIKNVCRSFTTKKFHPVSHVIFDMDGVLLDTEKIHEKSVAAVASKFGKTYDLSLRYRVLGAPEFDGAQMIVNELNLPISIEEFLNMVHAIENKVLPDVAILPGVDRLVRHLDKNKVPFAIATSSTKNSFDLKTSQHKSLFSLFNHIVTGGSDPEVKNGKPAPDIFLTCASRFPDKPHPNKCLVFEDSPNGVRGAKEAGMQAVMIADNLISKDLCTEATVVLGSIEDFVPEAFGLPSYN; encoded by the exons atGA gaTTACCTGTAAAAATTActcacattattaaaaatgtttgtcgTTCATTTACTACCAAAAAATTTCATCCTGTGTCTCATGTCATTTTTGACATGGATGGTGTACTTCTAG aCACTGAAAAAATACATGAGAAATCTGTAGCAGCAGTGGCATCTAAATTTGGTAAGACCTACGATCTTAGTTTACGTTACAGGGTATTAGGTGCACCAGAATTTGATGGAGCCCAGATGATAGTAAATGAACTAAATTTGCCAATATCGattgaagaatttttaaatatggttcatgcaattgaaaataaagttttaccTGACGTTGCTATACTACCAG GTGTAGACAGGCTTGTGCGTCATCTTGACAAAAACAAAGTACCATTTGCTATAGCGACTAGCAGTACCAAAAACAGTTTTGACTTGAAAACTTCTCAACATAAATCATTGTTTTCACTTTTTAACCATATTGTCACTGGAGGATCTGATCCAGAGGTAAAAAATGGAAAACCTGCACCAGATATATTTCTTACCTGTGCCTCTAGATTTCCTGATAAACCACATCCAAATAag TGTTTAGTTTTTGAGGATTCTCCAAATGGGGTACGAGGAGCTAAAGAAGCAGGCATGCAAGCAGTTATGATAGCAGATAATTTGATTTCAAAAGATTTGTGTACTGAAGCAACAGTAGTATTAGGCAGTATAGAAGATTTTGTTCCAGAAGCATTTGGTTTACCATCGTATAATTGA
- the LOC114131429 gene encoding LOW QUALITY PROTEIN: dnaJ homolog subfamily C member 3 (The sequence of the model RefSeq protein was modified relative to this genomic sequence to represent the inferred CDS: substituted 1 base at 1 genomic stop codon) produces MDTWQRMRLKLYSTCLFFLALDCSVVMGSDVENHLDMGRDFLARGQLQDALSHYHAAVEGDPDNYLTYFKRGTVYLALGKAKFALLDFGKVLELKPDFTAARYQRGVVLMKQASIEDARKELYMWXYIANGDFSREAYDLYSKLDGLAYDMELATYYQENKDYESGISSLDRLIEHCPWAPLLREQRSQLYLSSGNVQHAIMDLRTATKLQADDTDGHYKLSKIYYSIGEVSESLKEIRECLKLDPDHKLCHTHYKIVKKIDRLIVDSQSAINIKDFSSSIQFAKKILDLDKDTEHIRFLALEKLCRSYQYTDELSLSLKYCSDALEISQTPDLYCLRAEGYIANSMFDEAIRDFEHALHIDQEHRQANEGLKKAKNLQKQAERKDYYKILNVKRTATKQEIIKAYRKAAQQWHPDNFQGEAKKNAEKKFIEIASAKEVLTNPEKREQFDRGIDPLDPESGRHHQDGFNPFQQFHQFHGSPFTFKFNFN; encoded by the exons ATGGATACGTGGCAAAGGATGCGGCTGAAACTGTACAGCACTTGTCTGTTTTTCTTGGCCTTGGACTGTTCGGTAGTCATGG GTTCCGATGTTGAGAACCATTTGGATATGGGACGCGACTTCTTGGCTCGCGGACAACTTCAAGACGCTTTGTCCCATTATCATGCAGCTGTGG agGGAGATccagataattatttaacttattttaaaagaggTACAGTTTATTTAGCCCTAGGAAAAGCCAAATTTGCTTTATTAGACTTTGGAAAAGTTCTTGAACTTAAACCGGATTTTACAgct GCACGTTATCAAAGAGGTGTAGTCCTGATGAAACAAGCTTCTATTGAAGATGCAAGAAAAGAATTGTACATGTGGTAa tatattgCCAATGGTGATTTTTCACGAGAAGCATAcgatttatattcaaaacttGATGGTCTTGCTTACGATATGGAATTAGCTACCTACTATCAAGAGAATAAAGATTATGAAAGTGGTATAAGTTCATTGGATCGTCTTATAGAACATTGTCCTTGGGCTCCTTTATTACGTGAACAACGATCACAGTTGTATTTAAGTTCTGGAAATGTGCAACATGCTATTATGGATTTGCGGACAGCTACTAAACTTCAAGCCGATGATACAGACGGTCATTACAAATTATCGAAAATTTATTACAGTATAGGAGAAGTATCTGAATCtctaaa agAAATTAGAGagtgtttaaaattagatcctgatcataaattatgtcatacacattataaaattgttaaaaaaatcgatagaCTGATAGTAGACAGTCAATCAGCAATTAATATCAAAGATTTTTCCAGTAGTATTCAATTTgcaaaaaag atATTAGACTTAGATAAAGACACTGAACACATAAGGTTTTTAGCCTTGGAAAAACTTTGCCGCAGTTATCAATATACAGATGAACTATCATTGTCACTGAAGTATTGTAGCGATGCACTAGAAATAAGTCAAACACCAGATCTTTACTGTTTGAGAGCAGAGGGATATATTGCTAACTCAATGTTTGATGAag ctATTAGAGATTTTGAGCATGCACTTCATATCGATCAGGAGCATAGACAAGCAAATGAAGGATTGAAAAAAGCTAAAAACTTACAAAAACAAGCAGAAAgaaaagattattataaaatattaaatgtaaaaagaaCTGCCACTAaacaagaaataattaaagcgtatag AAAAGCTGCACAACAATGGCATCCAGATAATTTCCAAGGTGAAGCCAAAAAGAATGCAGAGAAAAAGTTCATTGAAATAGCCTCTGCTAAAGAAGTTTTGACTAATccag AAAAACGAGAACAATTTGATCGTGGTATTGATCCGCTTGATCCAGAATCCGGGCGTCATCACCAAGACGGTTTCAATCCATTTCAACAGTTCCATCAATTCCACGGAAGCCCTTTTACATTCAAATTCAACTTCAACTAA
- the LOC114131441 gene encoding uncharacterized protein LOC114131441 isoform X2, whose protein sequence is MKKRSLAGNVALGLYVLALVFVFISFFSTSWLVSDGRITGAKLESFGLWTHCFRSLPDPNDPAERRFFVGCHWIFDPFTKGYDEIKGFLLPFYIVATQFFYTIAFLGTLVSAVGSSMFLLCCTPDEKRFIQITFALGITLIVSGVCAAIAVLIFALFANRPGWMPGHDNNFFGWAFGVAIASFFALLASGAFYLVETNIQVKKRKYLKESQTKFDMESKG, encoded by the exons aTGAAAAAGCGTAGTTTGGCAGGTAACGTAGCCCTTGGCTTGTACGTTTTGGCTTTAGTGTTTGTGttcatttcatttttctcAACCAGTTGGTTAGTCAGTGATGGGAGAATCACGG gAGCAAAATTAGAAAGTTTTGGACTGTGGACTCATTGTTTTCGCTCACTGCCAGATCCTAATGACCCAGCAGAGAGAAGATTTTTTGTTGGATGCCACTGGATTTTTGACCCTTTTACTAAGGGATATGATGAAATCAAAGGATTTTTGTTAccat tttACATTGTGGCAACTCAATTCTTTTATACAATTGCATTCCTAGGAACATTAGTCTCAGCTGTTGGTTCATCAATGTTTCTTCTATGTTGTACACCTGATGAAAAacgttttatacaaataacttTTGCATTGGGAATAACATTGATTGTGTCTG gtgtTTGTGCCGCAATAGCAGTGTTAATATTTGCTTTGTTTGCTAATCGACCAGGTTGGATGCCTGGCCATGACAACAATTTCTTCGGTTGGGCATTTGGTGTGGCTATTGCAAGTTTCTTTGCTTTACTTGCATCTGGAGCATTTTATTTGGTAGAAACAAATATACAAGTgaaaaaaaggaaatatttgaaagaatCACAAACTAAATTTGACATGGAATCTAAAGgataa
- the LOC114131442 gene encoding probable pseudouridine-5'-phosphatase encodes MSKYTPVTHVIFDMDGLLLDTEKVYLSSITEVLKNHGKDYPNDLRVRVMGTIPINTASIIIKELEMDITPVDLLAEFHENQIVKMENVPFLPGAERLINHLYTNNVPIAVATSSGKDTFKVKTAKHQHIFSKFHHIVLGSADSEVKQGKPAPDIFLVCASRFDDKPLPEKCLVFEDAPNGVTGARAAGMQTVMVPDKIIPTEMTSHATQVISSLLDFKPEDFGLPPFQ; translated from the exons ATGTCTAAGTACACGCCCGTGACTCATGTCATATTCGACATGGACGGTTTGCTTTTAG ACACAGAAAAGGTATACTTGTCCAGCATTACTGAAGTACTGAAAAATCATGGCAAGGACTACCCTAATGACTTGCGAGTCAGAGTAATGGGAACGATACCAATCAATACTGCTTCGATCATAATAAAAGAACTGGAAATGGACATTACTCCCGTTGATCTTCTTGCTGAATTCCATGAAAATCAGATTGTCAAAATGGAAAATGTTCCGTTTTTACCAG GAGCTGAAAGGTTAATCAATCATTTATACACCAACAATGTGCCAATAGCTGTGGCTACAAGTAGTGGTAAAGATACTTTTAAAGTGAAAACAGCAAAgcatcaacatattttttcaaaattccatCACATTGTACTTGGTAGTGCAGATTCAGAAGTCAAACAGGGAAAACCAGCTCCAGACATATTCCTAGTTTGCGCATCTCGTTTTGACGATAAACCTCTACCAGAAAAA TGTTTAGTATTTGAGGACGCCCCAAATGGGGTTACGGGTGCAAGGGCTGCTGGCATGCAAACCGTTATGGTTCCAGATAAAATAATTCCTACGGAAATGACTTCTCATGCTACTCAAGTGATATCTTCACTGTTGGACTTTAAGCCTGAAGATTTTGGACTACCTCCATTTCAATGA
- the LOC114131443 gene encoding uncharacterized protein LOC114131443, whose translation MAKSRNGLTAVGLSVLGAFLILLAFTTKSWLVTDGKLEHPKFERIGLWVVCFKEFEDTHHWYDTRFHSCWWVFEEEYYIIYDILFKGFYIATQFWFSACVLLTVFGLFYTTLYMYLNRAYERYVQILFTAGILYIAAAICSTIALIIFGIDGDSRVWMPHWEHNDIGWSYGVAVAGTIALYVSGVLYVIEGRAHKIKRQKMATQRANYNYDADDFKQSSHTDI comes from the exons ATGGCCAAGTCCAGGAACGGTCTGACGGCCGTTGGCCTGTCGGTTTTGGGAGCGTTTTTGATCCTGTTGGCGTTCACGACGAAGAGTTGGTTGGTCACGGATGGGAAATTAGAGCACCCGAAATTCGAAAGGATCG GTCTATGGGTAGTATGTTTTAAAGAATTTGAAGATACTCATCATTGGTACGACACAAGATTCCATAGTTGTTGGTGGGTGTTTGaagaagaatattatattatctatgatattttatttaaag GTTTTTATATTGCCACTCAATTTTGGTTCTCAGCTTGTGTTCTCTTAACAGTGTTTGGTTTATTCTACACTACACTTTATATGTATCTAAATAGAGCTTATGAACGATATGTTCAAATTCTATTTACAGCTGGAATACTGTACATAGCTGctg CTATATGCAGTACTATTGCTCTCATAATATTTGGAATAGATGGAGACAGTAGAGTATGGATGCCACATTGGGAACACAATGATATAGGATGGAGCTACGGAGTAGCAGTTGCAGGAACTATTGCCCTTTATGTCAGTGGAGTATTGTATGTAATAGAGGGACGGGCACACAAGATCAAACGTCAAAAAATGGCTACACAAAGGGCCAATTACAACTATGACGCAGATGACTTCAAACAATCGTCTCACACTGacatataa
- the LOC114131441 gene encoding uncharacterized protein LOC114131441 isoform X1, which yields MPGSTVSDDDLRMKKRSLAGNVALGLYVLALVFVFISFFSTSWLVSDGRITGAKLESFGLWTHCFRSLPDPNDPAERRFFVGCHWIFDPFTKGYDEIKGFLLPFYIVATQFFYTIAFLGTLVSAVGSSMFLLCCTPDEKRFIQITFALGITLIVSGVCAAIAVLIFALFANRPGWMPGHDNNFFGWAFGVAIASFFALLASGAFYLVETNIQVKKRKYLKESQTKFDMESKG from the exons ATGCCAGGGTCAACAGTTTCCGACGATGACCTGAG aaTGAAAAAGCGTAGTTTGGCAGGTAACGTAGCCCTTGGCTTGTACGTTTTGGCTTTAGTGTTTGTGttcatttcatttttctcAACCAGTTGGTTAGTCAGTGATGGGAGAATCACGG gAGCAAAATTAGAAAGTTTTGGACTGTGGACTCATTGTTTTCGCTCACTGCCAGATCCTAATGACCCAGCAGAGAGAAGATTTTTTGTTGGATGCCACTGGATTTTTGACCCTTTTACTAAGGGATATGATGAAATCAAAGGATTTTTGTTAccat tttACATTGTGGCAACTCAATTCTTTTATACAATTGCATTCCTAGGAACATTAGTCTCAGCTGTTGGTTCATCAATGTTTCTTCTATGTTGTACACCTGATGAAAAacgttttatacaaataacttTTGCATTGGGAATAACATTGATTGTGTCTG gtgtTTGTGCCGCAATAGCAGTGTTAATATTTGCTTTGTTTGCTAATCGACCAGGTTGGATGCCTGGCCATGACAACAATTTCTTCGGTTGGGCATTTGGTGTGGCTATTGCAAGTTTCTTTGCTTTACTTGCATCTGGAGCATTTTATTTGGTAGAAACAAATATACAAGTgaaaaaaaggaaatatttgaaagaatCACAAACTAAATTTGACATGGAATCTAAAGgataa